From the Ralstonia wenshanensis genome, the window TCATGACCTGGCGCAGGCCGGCCAGGTCGATCAGCTTGACGTGGCGTTGGCGGATCTGGATGAGACCTGCTTCGGCAAAGCGCGAGAACAGGCGGCTGACCGTTTCGAGCTTCAGGCCAAGATAGCTGCCGAGTTCTTCGCGGCTCATGCGCAGGACAAACTCGGTCGACGAATATCCGCGCTGGGCCGAACGCTTCGACAGGTTGAGCAGGAAGGCTGCGAGACGCTCCTCCGCACGCATGGAGCCCAGCGTGAGCAGCATCAGATGATCCTGCGAAATCTCCTTGCTCATGATTCGCAGGAACTGATGCTGCAGCGAAGGCAGCCGGCGCGAAAGGTGCTGCAACTCGTCGTAGCGCACCACGCAGACTTCGGTATCTTCAAGCGCGGTGGCGTCCGACACGTGGCGCATATCGCCAATGCCATCAAGCCCGACGATTTCACCCGGCAGGTGGAAACCCGTGATCTGATGCCGGCCGTCTTCAAGCGTCAGATGGGTTTTGAGCGTGCCGAAACGAATGCCGTACACCGCCTCCAGCGGCTCACCCAAAGAATAGAGCGATTGCCCCTTCTTAATGCGGATGCGCTCGCCGACCAAATCGTCCATCTTGCGCACGTCGTCCGAGTTCATTCCCACCGGCAGGCAGATTTGCCCGAGTACACAGGTGGAGCAACGCGAGGCTTGGTCGGTAAGTGCGATTCGAGTGAGCACGGGCGGGGGCGAATTTCGGGAAAGTGAAATGAGTAATTCTTGTTGTACAGCGCCAGCTTATTATAACGGCGACCTTCTTGTCCTCGGACATTTCCGATGGGGCAAAACGCGTCAATTAGGCTTAGTTCGCAACAGTAAAACGAAAACCTTGGTCCATATCAAAAGAGCGTCAGAAAGATGAGTGCCGCGGCGCTTCTGAGCGTTTTCCTGATTGCATTGCTCGGCGGTGTGCATTGTCTGGCGATGTGCAGCGGTATCGCACTCGCGGCCGAACGTGGCGCTGTGGCGGTGCGGATCGTGTCCCGTCGCCGGCTCTGGTTTGAACAGGTCGTCATGCATGCCGGCCGGCTGTCCACCTATGCGTTGCTGGGCGCAATCATGGGTGCGATGGGTGCGACCGTCTGGCGCCAGCAATGGCTGCCGATTCAACGCGGCTTGTTTGCTTTCGCTAGCGCATTGCTGGTCGCCTATGGGGTTTTACTGCTTGTGCGTTCCGCTGGAGATGCGTGGCGGAGTGTGTGGCTTGAGCGCTTGCTTGGCCGCGTGGCAGGTGGCCTGTCTCGAGGGGCTGCCACGCTGGGCGGTAGGCTGCAGCGTCAGCCGCCGCTGCTGCGCCGCTATCTCACGGGTATGGCCTGGGGGCTGGTGCCGTGTGGCATGGTCTACGGCGCATTGGCTGTGGCGTTGTTGGCAGGCAACGCCGCCTCCGGCGCCGTGGTCATGCTCGCCTTTGGTGCCGGTACGTTGCCCAACCTGCTGATGATGTCTGGTCTGGCTGGGTGGCTGCGCGGGCTGTCGCGCCAGCGATGGGCGCGGGGCGCGGCCGGCATCGCCATCGCCGGGTTTGGGGTCTGGGGGCTGGCTCACGCAATCTGGTTGCCAGAGATGCTTAACGCACACGGATTCTGTCTGGTGCTGTAGGCGTTCAGGCAGCCGAAAATTGCCAATCGTCCCATGATGGAAGGCTAGGACATCTTCCCGGTTGCGGCGCCGCTGGAAATTGCCCTACAATCAACCACAATTCGATTCGCCACCCGCGCAAATCAACAATCCTAAGCGCGGCGCCAAGCGATGCCATCCAGCGGTAGAGTCCCCTGGACAGTCGATTCGGGCGGGCTGCCGTTCTTCTTGGTAGTCGTCCGGTGCAGTATCCGTCCCCATGGCGGCGGAAGAAATTGCCCTTGTGGTGCCTGACCGGCACCGGATCAACTCGCTCCTCCGGCCCTACTTTGCGGGCATAGCCACTGCGTTTCGGTGCAGGGTCCAATTGAATTAATTGGTCTTCGCGCGCCGGGCCCGGGTGGGCAACAGCATTCAGAAATGCCGCGTGCTTCGCGGTGGGACGACAAACCTCAAGCGTGACGGCGACT encodes:
- the fnr gene encoding fumarate/nitrate reduction transcriptional regulator Fnr, producing MLTRIALTDQASRCSTCVLGQICLPVGMNSDDVRKMDDLVGERIRIKKGQSLYSLGEPLEAVYGIRFGTLKTHLTLEDGRHQITGFHLPGEIVGLDGIGDMRHVSDATALEDTEVCVVRYDELQHLSRRLPSLQHQFLRIMSKEISQDHLMLLTLGSMRAEERLAAFLLNLSKRSAQRGYSSTEFVLRMSREELGSYLGLKLETVSRLFSRFAEAGLIQIRQRHVKLIDLAGLRQVMSGQAA
- a CDS encoding sulfite exporter TauE/SafE family protein, with amino-acid sequence MSAAALLSVFLIALLGGVHCLAMCSGIALAAERGAVAVRIVSRRRLWFEQVVMHAGRLSTYALLGAIMGAMGATVWRQQWLPIQRGLFAFASALLVAYGVLLLVRSAGDAWRSVWLERLLGRVAGGLSRGAATLGGRLQRQPPLLRRYLTGMAWGLVPCGMVYGALAVALLAGNAASGAVVMLAFGAGTLPNLLMMSGLAGWLRGLSRQRWARGAAGIAIAGFGVWGLAHAIWLPEMLNAHGFCLVL